In a genomic window of Sarcophilus harrisii chromosome 4, mSarHar1.11, whole genome shotgun sequence:
- the DPM3 gene encoding dolichol-phosphate mannosyltransferase subunit 3, with translation MTKLGQWISTLLALMLIWLCLVQDLLNLGYSQKFHDVIVPLPVYLLVTAGSYSLATLGLRLASFNDCEEAAQELFLQIQEAQADLASKGLKLGSSEAAPGRP, from the coding sequence ATGACCAAGCTGGGGCAGTGGATCTCCACGCTGCTGGCGCTGATGCTCATCTGGCTGTGTCTGGTGCAGGACCTGCTCAACCTGGGCTATAGTCAAAAGTTCCACGATGTGATAGTGCCCTTGCCCGTCTACCTGCTGGTCACGGCGGGCAGCTACAGCCTGGCCACCCTGGGCTTGCGCCTGGCCAGCTTCAATGACTGCGAGGAAGCCGCCCAGGAACTGTTCCTGCAGATCCAGGAAGCCCAGGCTGATCTGGCCAGCAAGGGCCTCAAACTGGGATCCTCCGAGGCCGCCCCGGGCCGCCCCTAG